One Methanoculleus sp. 7T genomic window carries:
- a CDS encoding nitrogenase component 1, producing the protein MSSNPSPSNSSRFEGCTLTGALSVLTEVRDAVCIIHGPAGCAHHNFSLLHATLLSNDRLDVPHLLSTRLTENDIIFGGEEALERTVARALSLSPAPASVFVLSTCIVETIGDDVAAVCAKARRVPVVSVPTAGFLGGVFETGVRNALSAVASLARPGTDITLSANLIGEKNLEYGVDENAAEIARLLGRLGIGVNLRFVRGIGTPDLGRLGSAALNVLREPALRPVGEELRGRFGTPFVDSFPTGLTGTCRFLEEVGRICGIDASAAVEEERAYQTAMLEGFADIAGSKVCFQPAHPALRADPDAKTVCAECAGALDLTVVPGGAGIPFPYPAPVGTAGLRRMLHRWRTLIREERRR; encoded by the coding sequence ATGAGCTCGAATCCTTCGCCCTCGAATTCGTCCAGGTTTGAGGGGTGCACCCTCACCGGAGCGCTCTCGGTGCTCACGGAGGTACGGGACGCCGTCTGCATCATCCACGGTCCGGCAGGGTGTGCGCACCATAACTTCTCCCTCCTTCACGCCACCCTGCTCTCGAACGACCGGCTCGACGTCCCTCACCTCCTCTCCACCCGCCTTACGGAGAACGATATCATCTTCGGGGGCGAAGAGGCGCTGGAAAGGACCGTTGCGCGGGCGCTCTCGCTCTCTCCGGCGCCGGCCTCCGTCTTCGTCCTCTCGACCTGCATCGTAGAGACGATCGGGGACGACGTCGCGGCCGTCTGTGCGAAGGCGCGGAGAGTCCCGGTAGTCTCGGTGCCGACCGCAGGGTTTCTCGGCGGGGTCTTCGAGACCGGGGTCAGAAACGCCCTCTCCGCCGTGGCGTCGCTCGCCCGGCCCGGGACCGATATAACGCTCTCGGCGAACCTGATCGGAGAGAAGAACCTGGAGTACGGCGTCGACGAGAACGCGGCCGAGATCGCACGCCTCCTCGGCCGGCTCGGCATCGGGGTCAACCTCAGGTTCGTGCGGGGGATCGGCACCCCCGATCTCGGGCGCCTCGGGTCCGCGGCCCTCAACGTCCTCCGGGAGCCGGCGCTCCGGCCGGTCGGCGAAGAACTCCGGGGGAGGTTCGGCACCCCCTTTGTGGACTCGTTCCCGACCGGCCTAACGGGGACATGCCGTTTCCTTGAAGAGGTGGGCCGCATCTGCGGCATCGACGCCTCCGCCGCCGTCGAGGAGGAACGCGCCTACCAGACGGCGATGCTTGAGGGGTTCGCCGACATCGCGGGCAGCAAGGTATGCTTCCAGCCCGCCCATCCGGCGCTCAGGGCCGATCCCGATGCGAAGACCGTCTGCGCCGAGTGCGCCGGAGCCCTCGATCTCACCGTTGTGCCGGGCGGGGCCGGCATACCGTTCCCGTATCCGGCGCCGGTCGGGACCGCCGGGCTCCGTCGGATGCTGCACCGGTGGAGGACGCTGATCCGGGAGGAGAGGCGGAGGTGA
- the nfi gene encoding deoxyribonuclease V (cleaves DNA at apurinic or apyrimidinic sites), producing the protein MKIRETHPFDLTPSEAARLQEALRARLRLSGDVGEVSLVAGADASYTKGSDEIYAVVVALRYPDLTVVERVSACAETPFPYIPGLLTFREGPALLEAFRRLRSEPDVVFFDGQGIAHPRGLGIASHMGVLLDRPTVGVAKSLLVGTATDPGAGRGSASPIRRNGETIGMAVRTKEKTRPVYVSVGHRIALAQAVDLVLATARGYRLPEPTRQAHLFANEVRREGSGEERQTTLLSGGAPEGE; encoded by the coding sequence ATGAAGATCAGAGAGACCCACCCGTTCGACCTGACCCCGAGCGAAGCCGCACGGCTCCAAGAGGCGTTGCGGGCCCGGCTCCGCCTCTCCGGAGATGTCGGAGAGGTCTCCCTCGTGGCCGGCGCCGACGCCTCCTACACGAAGGGTTCGGACGAGATCTACGCTGTCGTCGTCGCTCTCCGCTACCCCGACCTGACCGTCGTCGAGCGGGTCTCTGCCTGCGCGGAGACGCCGTTTCCCTACATCCCCGGCCTCCTGACCTTCCGGGAAGGGCCCGCCCTCCTTGAGGCGTTCCGGAGGCTGCGGTCCGAGCCTGACGTCGTCTTCTTCGACGGGCAGGGGATCGCCCACCCCCGGGGGCTCGGCATCGCAAGCCACATGGGCGTCCTGCTGGACCGGCCCACCGTCGGGGTCGCAAAGAGCCTCCTCGTGGGCACGGCGACGGACCCGGGGGCCGGCAGGGGATCGGCAAGCCCGATACGCCGCAACGGCGAGACGATCGGGATGGCGGTGCGGACGAAGGAGAAGACGAGGCCGGTCTACGTCTCGGTGGGCCACCGGATCGCCCTCGCGCAGGCGGTCGATCTCGTGCTCGCGACCGCACGGGGATACCGGCTCCCGGAACCGACCCGACAGGCCCACCTCTTTGCGAACGAGGTCAGGAGGGAGGGGAGCGGGGAGGAAAGGCAGACCACCCTCCTCTCCGGGGGCGCTCCCGAAGGTGAGTAG
- a CDS encoding phosphoribulokinase, giving the protein MPPSDFKRVIAESPYVFIIGVAGDSGSGKTTFTQAIRAIFGEDLVSTITIDDYHRYDRRERKELGITPLVPEANRFDLLEEHLEALKAGKPIAKPVYNHDTGVFDPPVPFKPTKILILEGLHPFITPKMRDLIDFKLYVDPDPEVKRAWKIKRDVEQRGYSPDAVIREMEERKPDFERYVAPQCRFADAVIKVAFSKYGREASEERNVYHVTLCQSKFERSIRDVDLSIDLFGILSLSQRNFMVEFTTEDVGGTAMGALAFDGELNYAVVRKLERNIEIQTQVQPISLVQNGAYLTAGDMAQLILAWRIINRRIFIEGAPEATGNGGCGCGRR; this is encoded by the coding sequence ATGCCCCCATCGGATTTCAAGAGAGTCATTGCAGAGTCGCCCTATGTCTTCATCATCGGTGTAGCAGGAGACAGCGGGAGCGGAAAGACCACGTTCACCCAGGCAATCAGGGCGATATTCGGAGAAGACCTTGTCTCCACGATCACCATCGACGATTACCACAGATACGACCGCCGGGAGCGTAAAGAGCTCGGGATCACCCCGCTCGTCCCCGAGGCGAACCGGTTCGACCTGCTGGAAGAGCACCTTGAGGCCTTGAAGGCAGGAAAACCGATCGCGAAACCGGTCTACAACCACGACACCGGGGTGTTCGACCCCCCGGTGCCTTTCAAACCCACAAAGATCCTGATCCTCGAGGGGCTGCACCCCTTCATAACCCCGAAGATGCGGGACCTGATCGACTTCAAACTCTACGTGGACCCGGACCCCGAGGTCAAACGCGCCTGGAAGATCAAGCGCGACGTGGAACAGCGGGGATACTCTCCGGATGCGGTCATCAGGGAGATGGAGGAGCGTAAACCCGATTTCGAGCGCTACGTCGCGCCGCAGTGCCGGTTTGCGGATGCGGTCATCAAGGTCGCCTTCTCGAAGTACGGCCGGGAAGCAAGCGAAGAACGGAACGTCTATCACGTCACCCTCTGCCAGAGCAAGTTTGAGAGGAGCATCAGAGACGTCGACCTCTCCATCGACCTCTTTGGGATCCTCTCTCTTTCACAACGGAACTTTATGGTCGAGTTCACCACCGAAGACGTCGGCGGGACGGCGATGGGGGCGCTCGCGTTCGACGGGGAGCTGAACTATGCCGTGGTGAGAAAACTGGAGAGGAACATCGAGATCCAGACGCAGGTGCAGCCCATCAGCCTCGTCCAGAACGGTGCCTACCTGACGGCCGGGGATATGGCCCAGCTCATCCTTGCCTGGCGGATCATCAACCGACGCATCTTCATCGAGGGCGCTCCGGAGGCGACCGGGAACGGTGGGTGCGGGTGCGGCCGCAGATAA
- the cfbC gene encoding Ni-sirohydrochlorin a,c-diamide reductive cyclase ATP-dependent reductase subunit, with amino-acid sequence MKQIALYGKGGIGKSTTAANLSAALAGERLDILQIGCDPKHDSTRMLMHGTWIPTVLDLIRERGDENITVDDVVYRGFRGVRCVEAGGPEPGIGCAGRGIIATFQLLERLDALKGDVIVYDVLGDVVCGGFAMPMREGYAQEIYLVTSGELMSIYAANNIAKAIARLSRRVRSRCTLGGVICNAKNIEGEEDLVREFARRINSRLIAYIPRDRVVQVAELNRQTVVEYAPESDQAAVYQELGRTIYGNRKTSIPTPLEMDELESFALEFVQV; translated from the coding sequence ATGAAACAGATCGCCCTCTACGGGAAGGGTGGAATCGGGAAATCCACTACTGCAGCAAACCTATCGGCAGCACTCGCAGGGGAAAGGCTCGACATCCTGCAGATCGGCTGCGATCCGAAGCACGACAGTACCCGCATGCTGATGCACGGGACCTGGATCCCGACGGTGCTCGACCTCATCCGGGAGCGCGGGGACGAAAACATCACCGTCGATGATGTGGTCTACCGGGGCTTCCGGGGGGTGCGCTGTGTGGAGGCGGGCGGCCCCGAACCAGGTATCGGATGCGCCGGCCGGGGGATCATTGCAACGTTCCAACTCCTCGAACGCCTTGATGCCCTCAAGGGCGATGTGATCGTCTACGACGTCCTCGGAGACGTCGTCTGCGGCGGGTTTGCGATGCCGATGCGCGAAGGATACGCGCAGGAGATCTATCTCGTCACTTCCGGGGAACTGATGTCGATTTACGCGGCAAACAACATCGCAAAGGCCATCGCCCGCCTCTCGCGCCGGGTGCGGAGCAGGTGCACTCTCGGAGGCGTGATCTGCAACGCAAAAAACATCGAGGGCGAAGAGGACTTGGTTCGGGAGTTCGCCCGCCGGATCAACTCCCGGCTCATCGCCTACATCCCCCGGGACCGGGTGGTGCAGGTTGCGGAACTCAACCGGCAGACGGTCGTCGAGTACGCCCCCGAGTCGGACCAAGCCGCGGTCTATCAAGAACTCGGGCGCACGATCTACGGAAACCGGAAGACGAGTATCCCCACCCCCCTCGAGATGGATGAGCTCGAATCCTTCGCCCTCGAATTCGTCCAGGTTTGA
- a CDS encoding universal stress protein, translated as MFERILFPTDFSEPSMKVLGYIPALREAGTREVVLVHVIDQKEVALIASGGQGFLGTVPDQETEAQRELREEIHHRIIDIRRALERQGLAVIVRMPIGSPGKEIVTAADAEGASLIVIGSHGRSNIRDRLLGTVSEYVVKNAHQPVLVIKRDVAAPK; from the coding sequence ATGTTTGAACGCATCTTGTTTCCAACGGACTTTTCAGAGCCCTCCATGAAGGTGCTGGGCTACATCCCCGCACTCCGGGAGGCAGGAACCCGCGAGGTGGTCCTCGTCCACGTCATCGACCAGAAGGAGGTTGCGCTGATCGCCTCAGGGGGGCAGGGATTCCTCGGGACGGTGCCCGATCAAGAGACCGAGGCCCAGCGAGAGCTGCGGGAAGAGATCCACCACCGGATCATCGATATCCGTCGTGCGCTCGAGAGGCAGGGCCTTGCGGTGATCGTCCGGATGCCCATCGGCAGCCCGGGAAAGGAGATCGTGACCGCGGCCGATGCGGAGGGGGCCTCGCTCATCGTCATCGGTTCGCACGGCCGGTCGAACATCCGCGACCGCCTGCTCGGGACGGTCTCCGAATACGTGGTCAAGAACGCCCACCAGCCGGTCTTGGTCATCAAGCGGGATGTGGCGGCGCCGAAATAA
- a CDS encoding TrkH family potassium uptake protein has translation MDRFEQFSTIAPDIGNIFRYVSIGTAVPLVVAVIYREWEMILPMASVPVAFFLLGTLLTLVPRQEREAPLSAALMAVALIWLISALVSALPFVLGLGVPYLDAVFEAMSGWTDTGLTLMPSVEDLPRTLLFWRSLMQWLGGIGIVAFTIAMASRTGLTQFRLYRSEGRSEALMPSVVATGMEMWKIYLVLTAASIGLILVSGVSLWDAVNIALSAISTGGFSVHSEGIPFYKNPLLEVLIVPVMIAGALPFKLYYLLYRRKGVRFFDDQQARLLFILVALGIVVVTWDLITLSATDIPTAVRQALFMSAAAVTSTGFQVASPNEWASVTVLFLSMLIVIGGASGSTAGGIKLSRVVLGFQSLLWWFRRMFVSGKVLVPFKYDGKVIPKNIADLEVSRNMLIIMLYFLIIFVATVLVMHLQPTSFDSSNVIFEIVSAMCNNGMTAGFVSPDMADSAKVLFILIMWIGRLEIIPVIMLFMGVFKRFE, from the coding sequence ATGGATAGGTTCGAGCAGTTCTCGACCATCGCGCCCGACATCGGTAATATCTTCAGGTATGTCAGCATCGGCACAGCGGTGCCGCTTGTTGTGGCGGTGATCTATCGGGAGTGGGAGATGATCCTGCCCATGGCCTCCGTCCCCGTCGCTTTTTTCCTTCTCGGGACGCTTCTCACTCTGGTTCCCCGGCAGGAGCGTGAGGCGCCTCTCTCCGCCGCCCTTATGGCCGTCGCCCTGATCTGGCTGATCAGCGCGCTGGTGAGCGCCCTGCCGTTCGTCCTCGGGCTCGGCGTGCCCTATCTCGACGCCGTCTTCGAGGCGATGTCCGGGTGGACCGATACGGGCCTGACCCTGATGCCGTCGGTCGAGGACCTGCCCCGGACCCTCCTCTTCTGGCGGTCGCTGATGCAATGGCTCGGCGGCATCGGGATTGTCGCCTTCACCATCGCGATGGCCTCGAGGACCGGGCTGACCCAGTTCCGTCTTTACCGGTCGGAAGGGCGCTCGGAGGCGCTGATGCCGAGCGTCGTGGCGACCGGCATGGAGATGTGGAAGATCTATCTGGTCCTGACCGCCGCATCGATCGGCCTGATCCTCGTATCGGGGGTCTCCCTCTGGGACGCGGTGAATATTGCGCTCTCCGCGATCTCTACCGGCGGGTTCTCCGTCCACTCGGAAGGGATCCCCTTCTACAAAAACCCGCTCCTCGAGGTCCTCATCGTTCCGGTCATGATCGCCGGCGCTCTGCCGTTCAAACTCTATTATCTCCTCTACCGCCGGAAAGGGGTGCGGTTCTTCGACGACCAGCAGGCACGCCTCCTCTTCATACTCGTCGCGCTCGGGATCGTCGTGGTAACGTGGGACCTCATCACGCTCAGCGCAACCGACATACCTACCGCCGTCAGGCAGGCGCTCTTCATGTCGGCCGCCGCGGTCACCAGCACCGGGTTTCAGGTCGCCTCTCCGAACGAATGGGCGAGCGTGACGGTCCTCTTCCTCTCGATGCTGATCGTGATCGGCGGGGCATCGGGGAGCACCGCCGGCGGTATCAAACTCTCCCGGGTGGTCCTCGGCTTTCAGAGTCTGCTGTGGTGGTTCCGGCGGATGTTCGTCTCCGGGAAGGTTCTCGTGCCGTTCAAGTATGACGGCAAGGTGATCCCGAAGAACATCGCGGACCTTGAAGTCTCTCGGAACATGCTGATCATCATGCTCTACTTCCTGATCATATTCGTCGCCACGGTGCTGGTGATGCACCTACAGCCGACATCCTTCGACTCGAGCAACGTGATCTTCGAGATCGTCTCGGCCATGTGCAACAACGGCATGACCGCGGGTTTTGTCTCGCCCGATATGGCCGACTCGGCGAAGGTTCTTTTCATCCTGATCATGTGGATCGGGCGCCTTGAGATCATCCCGGTGATCATGCTCTTCATGGGTGTCTTCAAGAGGTTCGAGTGA
- a CDS encoding MIP/aquaporin family protein, giving the protein MTVSLGKRSIAEAVGTFILVFFGAGAAAVTLMLASGTTPTTPFNIGIGALGGLGDWLAIGLAFGIAIAGSIYAFGRISGCHINPAVTIALFATGRFPGRDVGPYIVAQLIGAGAASLLFAWAVGPDAVAIGGLGATAPFPGIGYLQAIVIEAVGTFLLMLVIMGAAVDERATPGFAGLAVGLAVAGIITTTGNLTGASLNPARTFGPYLGDWLLAGQNLWALFPIYIIGPIIGAVLAAFLYDYLSGD; this is encoded by the coding sequence ATGACTGTATCTCTTGGTAAGCGGTCCATCGCCGAGGCTGTCGGCACTTTCATCCTGGTCTTCTTCGGAGCCGGTGCTGCAGCCGTCACGCTGATGCTGGCTTCGGGAACCACCCCGACGACGCCCTTCAACATAGGGATCGGGGCGCTCGGTGGCCTCGGCGACTGGCTCGCCATAGGACTTGCTTTCGGCATCGCGATTGCCGGGTCCATCTACGCCTTCGGAAGGATATCGGGATGCCACATCAACCCGGCGGTGACGATAGCCCTCTTTGCGACCGGGCGGTTTCCCGGCCGGGATGTGGGCCCGTACATCGTCGCACAGTTGATCGGTGCGGGGGCCGCAAGCCTGCTCTTTGCCTGGGCCGTCGGCCCGGACGCCGTCGCCATCGGGGGGCTCGGGGCAACGGCACCGTTCCCCGGCATCGGCTACCTGCAGGCGATCGTCATCGAGGCGGTCGGGACGTTCCTCTTGATGCTCGTCATCATGGGCGCCGCCGTCGATGAGCGGGCCACACCCGGCTTTGCCGGCCTTGCGGTGGGTCTTGCGGTCGCCGGCATCATCACGACGACCGGGAACCTGACCGGCGCATCGTTAAACCCCGCCCGTACGTTCGGGCCGTACCTCGGGGACTGGCTCCTTGCAGGGCAGAACCTCTGGGCGCTCTTCCCCATCTACATCATCGGCCCCATCATCGGTGCGGTTCTCGCCGCATTCCTCTACGACTACCTCTCCGGCGATTAG
- a CDS encoding FprA family A-type flavoprotein, giving the protein MTAREIVPGVFAVGAIDWDRRIFDELISLPDGTTYNSYLVQGGEKTALIDTVDPMKTADLMANLDQIGVGKIDYIVCNHAEQDHSGSIPAVLDRFGGSKVVTNQKCRDLLVEHLHIPEDRFVVIGDGDTLPLGGRTLEFIIAPWVHWPETMLTYLQEDRVLFPCDFFGSHYATSSLYVPDEGVIYESAKRYYAEIMMPFRASIKAHLAKLASREIDVIAPSHGPVYDRPAFITDAYLDWTGDAVKNMVVLPYVSMHGSTQAMVDHLIAALMQRGVLVQPFNLTKTDTGDLAKALVDAATVVIGSPTLIFGPHPQVVSAAYLANLLRPKARYATVIGSYGWGGKTVDTLKEMLGRLKVEFLEPVYVKGYPREEDFAALDRLADEIRRKHEEAGALTA; this is encoded by the coding sequence ATGACCGCACGCGAGATTGTGCCGGGCGTCTTCGCCGTCGGGGCCATCGACTGGGACCGCAGGATCTTCGACGAACTGATCTCGCTTCCCGACGGCACCACCTACAACAGTTACCTGGTGCAGGGCGGCGAGAAGACGGCGCTGATCGACACCGTCGACCCGATGAAGACCGCCGACCTCATGGCGAACCTGGACCAGATCGGCGTCGGGAAGATCGACTACATCGTCTGCAACCATGCCGAGCAGGACCATTCAGGATCGATACCGGCGGTGCTCGACCGATTCGGGGGATCGAAGGTGGTGACGAACCAGAAGTGCCGTGACCTCCTGGTCGAACACCTTCATATCCCGGAAGACCGCTTCGTCGTCATCGGCGACGGGGATACGCTCCCGCTGGGAGGCCGGACGCTTGAGTTCATCATCGCCCCCTGGGTCCACTGGCCGGAGACGATGCTGACATATCTCCAGGAAGACCGGGTCCTCTTCCCCTGCGACTTCTTCGGCTCGCACTACGCGACGAGTTCCCTCTACGTCCCGGACGAGGGCGTGATCTACGAGTCGGCAAAGCGCTACTACGCCGAGATCATGATGCCGTTTCGGGCAAGCATCAAGGCGCATCTCGCGAAACTCGCGTCGCGCGAGATCGACGTGATCGCTCCGAGCCACGGCCCGGTCTACGATAGGCCGGCGTTCATCACAGATGCCTATCTAGACTGGACGGGCGACGCGGTGAAGAACATGGTGGTCCTCCCTTACGTCTCCATGCACGGGAGCACCCAAGCAATGGTCGACCACCTCATCGCCGCCCTGATGCAGAGAGGCGTTCTGGTACAGCCCTTCAACCTGACGAAGACCGATACCGGCGACCTCGCAAAGGCCCTCGTGGATGCCGCGACAGTCGTGATCGGCTCGCCGACGCTCATCTTCGGCCCCCACCCGCAGGTAGTCTCCGCCGCGTACCTCGCAAACCTCCTCCGCCCGAAGGCCCGCTACGCAACGGTGATCGGGTCCTACGGCTGGGGCGGGAAGACGGTTGATACCCTGAAGGAGATGCTCGGGCGGCTCAAAGTCGAGTTCCTCGAACCGGTCTACGTCAAGGGCTACCCGAGGGAGGAAGATTTCGCGGCGCTGGACCGGCTCGCCGACGAGATCCGGAGGAAGCACGAAGAAGCGGGAGCCCTGACGGCCTGA
- a CDS encoding rubredoxin, translated as MARWACSVCDYEYNEEAGDLAAGIPPGTLFEDLPDDWRCPGCTVGKEAFVRVDEEEVEEKNGEDYL; from the coding sequence ATGGCACGATGGGCGTGCAGCGTCTGTGATTATGAGTACAACGAAGAGGCGGGAGACCTCGCCGCCGGAATACCCCCGGGGACGCTGTTCGAGGACCTTCCCGACGACTGGCGGTGCCCCGGCTGCACCGTGGGGAAGGAAGCGTTCGTGCGGGTCGACGAAGAGGAAGTGGAGGAGAAGAATGGAGAAGACTACCTTTGA
- a CDS encoding DUF2769 domain-containing protein, whose amino-acid sequence MLDPFKKRCLEMAACTPAVRRAIAEEMRSRCVCPACPTYTDCAANNDERLFCDMGYSNLCITYEVDCLCANGCPVHSELAMRHDFYCMRGAEKAQRYEEEVWGIRLSRRSGPPEG is encoded by the coding sequence ATGCTGGATCCGTTCAAGAAACGTTGTCTGGAGATGGCCGCATGCACACCCGCCGTCCGGCGGGCGATCGCCGAAGAGATGCGATCGCGGTGCGTCTGCCCCGCATGCCCGACATACACCGATTGCGCTGCAAATAACGACGAGAGACTCTTCTGCGACATGGGCTACAGCAACCTCTGCATCACCTACGAAGTAGACTGTCTCTGTGCGAACGGGTGTCCCGTCCACAGCGAACTTGCGATGCGCCACGACTTCTACTGCATGCGGGGGGCCGAGAAGGCTCAGCGCTACGAAGAGGAGGTCTGGGGGATCCGACTCTCTCGCCGCAGTGGCCCGCCGGAAGGGTGA
- a CDS encoding thiamine pyrophosphate-binding protein, which translates to MEKTTFEGATTTVADVLISELETWGITLYFGIPGASSLPLVDAVRRNPNARYIVVRHEQAAAMAASAYNKFTGKIAVCLTIAGPGATNLATGLYDAKEDRASVLSLNGQVKTQYSGPGGIQEIDQDAFFRPITVFNNTVADPATAVKLLTRALRHAVVAHGVSQLSIPNDIQAAPLESAYCERETCLPAVSVAPTDEAVRAAAEAIDGAKRPVILAGFGAMNAAEAVLDLAKAIRAPIVTTFRAKGILPDDNEWVAGVHGQLGTPHALNLVLKSDLVIACGASFSDLTGIPESKRAVQIDIDPLQLGKHPLAVGVWGDCAVALPRIRERVRPREDQGVRQWLADKKREWFDRLDQEADPEAVPIRPPYIMKVLSETLPEDAVISLDVGDNQWWFGRNFRMKRQRFAMSGYLGTMGFGLPGAIAAKLAYPEKTAVCITGDGGFSMVMADFATAVKYGLPIVVVVLNNHELAMIREEQREADYPAYGIDLLNPDFAAYAETCGGAGIRVTRPQDLAPAIKKAVQMDKPAVIDVETDPTRFG; encoded by the coding sequence ATGGAGAAGACTACCTTTGAAGGGGCCACAACGACCGTGGCCGACGTATTGATTTCTGAACTCGAAACATGGGGGATAACCCTGTACTTCGGCATTCCCGGGGCATCGTCGCTCCCGCTCGTGGATGCGGTCAGGAGAAACCCGAACGCTCGGTACATCGTCGTCAGGCACGAGCAGGCCGCGGCGATGGCGGCGTCCGCCTACAACAAGTTCACAGGAAAGATCGCGGTCTGCCTGACCATCGCCGGGCCGGGAGCAACAAACCTAGCGACCGGCCTCTATGATGCAAAGGAGGACCGAGCGAGCGTCCTCTCGCTGAACGGACAGGTGAAGACACAGTATTCCGGTCCCGGAGGCATCCAAGAGATCGATCAAGATGCGTTCTTCCGGCCCATCACGGTCTTCAACAACACCGTCGCCGACCCCGCGACGGCGGTCAAACTCCTCACCCGGGCGTTGCGCCACGCCGTCGTCGCCCATGGCGTCTCTCAACTCTCCATCCCGAACGATATCCAAGCCGCACCGCTTGAGTCAGCCTACTGCGAGCGCGAGACCTGCCTCCCGGCGGTCAGTGTCGCGCCGACCGACGAGGCGGTCCGGGCGGCGGCGGAGGCGATCGACGGCGCAAAACGGCCGGTCATCCTCGCGGGTTTCGGGGCCATGAATGCGGCCGAGGCGGTCCTCGACCTGGCGAAGGCGATCCGGGCGCCGATCGTCACCACGTTCCGGGCGAAGGGCATCCTCCCCGACGATAACGAGTGGGTTGCCGGGGTGCACGGGCAGCTCGGGACGCCGCACGCCCTGAACCTCGTCCTGAAGTCGGACCTCGTGATCGCCTGCGGTGCGAGTTTCTCCGACCTCACCGGGATTCCGGAGAGCAAGCGGGCGGTCCAGATCGACATCGACCCGCTCCAACTCGGGAAACACCCGCTCGCGGTAGGGGTCTGGGGCGACTGCGCCGTTGCTCTGCCCCGGATCCGCGAGCGGGTCCGGCCGCGGGAGGATCAGGGCGTCAGGCAGTGGCTTGCGGATAAAAAGCGGGAGTGGTTCGACCGGCTCGATCAGGAGGCGGACCCGGAAGCCGTCCCGATCCGCCCGCCCTACATCATGAAGGTCCTCTCGGAGACCCTGCCCGAGGATGCGGTCATCTCTCTCGACGTCGGGGATAACCAGTGGTGGTTCGGGCGGAACTTCCGGATGAAGCGGCAGCGGTTTGCGATGTCCGGCTACCTCGGGACGATGGGGTTCGGGCTCCCGGGGGCGATTGCGGCAAAACTGGCCTATCCGGAGAAGACGGCGGTCTGCATCACCGGGGACGGCGGGTTCTCCATGGTCATGGCCGACTTCGCCACTGCGGTAAAATACGGCCTCCCGATCGTCGTGGTGGTCCTCAACAACCATGAACTCGCCATGATCCGGGAGGAGCAGCGGGAGGCGGACTACCCGGCCTACGGAATCGATCTCCTCAACCCTGACTTTGCCGCCTACGCCGAGACCTGCGGCGGCGCCGGGATACGGGTAACCCGACCCCAGGACCTCGCCCCCGCGATTAAGAAGGCGGTGCAGATGGACAAACCCGCCGTCATCGACGTCGAGACCGATCCGACCCGGTTCGGGTGA